In one Bacteroidales bacterium genomic region, the following are encoded:
- the gyrA gene encoding DNA gyrase subunit A, giving the protein MAEGEKILRINIEEEMKSAYIDYSMSVIVSRALPDVRDGLKPVHRRVLFGMSELGIFSNRPYKKSARIVGEVLGKYHPHGDSSVYDAMVRMAQQWSLRYPLVEGQGNFGSVDGDSPAAMRYTEARLRKIAEESMADLDKNTVDFQLNFDDTLEEPTVMPTRIPTLLINGTSGIAVGMATNMPPHNLSDAVDAIVAYINDYDIEISKLTEILKAPDFPTGGIIYGYNGVKEAYETGRGRIVVRAKSEIEVTDSGREKIIITEIPYLVNKAELIRKTADLINEKKIEGISYINDESDRQGMRIVIIIKRDASAHVVLNNLLKYTQLQTSFNVNNIALVKGRPRTLNLKQIITYFVNHRHDVVVRRTQYDLDQAQKRAHILEGLLKALDHIDEVIALIRASKTPDEAREGLMEKFGFTEIQARAILDMRLQRLVGLERDKIRAEFEELIKMIEYYKKILSDEGLRMEIIKEELLDVKEKFGDERRTALVPDEGEFDPEDFYSDDDMVITISKLGYIKRTPLHEFRTQNRGGVGAKGGATRDEDFMVNMFVATMHNTILFFTENGKCYWLKVYQIPEGARATKGRAIQNLINIESEDTVKTFVNVKDLKDNDYINNNYIVLATKKGVIKKTRLEAYSRPRQNGINAILVREGDTLLDARLTDGDMEMMLAVRSGKAIRFHEDTVRAVGRTASGVKGVTLGGPKDEVVGMITAKPEEKDILVISENGFGKRSILDDYRFTNRGGKGVKTINITEKTGNLIAMKAVTDEDDLMIITENGIAIRLAVRGIRVMGRNTQGVRLINLRDGDQIAAATQVPANSENGDDNETDTEAVEE; this is encoded by the coding sequence ATGGCGGAAGGAGAAAAAATACTGAGGATCAATATTGAGGAGGAAATGAAATCCGCTTACATCGATTACTCGATGTCGGTAATCGTTTCACGGGCATTGCCGGATGTTAGAGATGGTCTGAAGCCAGTTCATCGCAGGGTCCTTTTTGGAATGTCGGAACTGGGAATCTTTTCCAACAGACCTTATAAGAAATCTGCAAGAATAGTAGGAGAGGTGTTGGGTAAGTACCATCCGCACGGGGACTCATCCGTATACGATGCCATGGTAAGAATGGCTCAGCAGTGGTCCTTGCGATATCCGCTGGTGGAAGGACAGGGAAACTTTGGATCGGTGGACGGGGACAGCCCTGCGGCCATGAGGTATACTGAAGCACGTTTGCGGAAGATCGCGGAGGAGAGCATGGCCGACCTGGATAAGAACACGGTGGACTTTCAGCTGAATTTTGATGATACCCTGGAAGAACCGACGGTGATGCCTACCCGCATACCGACTTTACTTATCAATGGAACATCCGGTATCGCAGTGGGTATGGCCACCAATATGCCGCCCCATAACCTGAGTGATGCGGTGGATGCCATCGTGGCCTATATCAATGATTATGACATTGAGATCAGCAAGCTTACCGAGATCCTGAAAGCTCCGGATTTTCCCACAGGGGGGATCATTTACGGGTATAATGGGGTGAAGGAGGCCTATGAGACTGGCAGGGGAAGGATTGTTGTAAGGGCCAAAAGTGAAATTGAGGTTACCGATTCGGGACGGGAAAAGATAATAATAACGGAGATTCCCTACCTGGTAAATAAGGCTGAATTGATTCGCAAAACTGCCGATTTGATCAATGAAAAGAAGATCGAGGGGATTTCCTACATTAATGATGAATCGGACCGGCAGGGAATGCGTATAGTGATCATTATCAAAAGGGATGCAAGCGCCCATGTTGTTCTAAATAACTTATTGAAATACACGCAGTTACAGACATCCTTCAATGTTAATAACATTGCACTGGTCAAGGGAAGGCCACGCACACTGAACCTGAAACAGATTATTACCTATTTTGTGAATCACCGGCACGACGTGGTGGTTCGCCGTACCCAGTATGATCTTGATCAGGCCCAGAAGAGGGCTCATATTCTAGAAGGGCTTCTGAAGGCGCTGGATCATATTGATGAGGTGATTGCGCTGATCAGAGCGTCCAAAACACCCGATGAGGCCCGGGAAGGGCTGATGGAGAAGTTCGGATTTACGGAGATCCAGGCCAGGGCCATTCTGGATATGAGGCTTCAGCGACTGGTGGGCCTCGAACGTGATAAGATACGCGCTGAGTTTGAGGAATTAATCAAGATGATCGAGTACTATAAAAAAATTCTTTCTGATGAGGGCTTGCGTATGGAGATCATTAAGGAGGAGCTTCTGGATGTAAAAGAGAAATTTGGGGATGAACGAAGAACCGCTCTGGTACCCGATGAAGGGGAATTCGATCCCGAGGACTTCTATTCGGACGATGACATGGTGATTACCATCTCCAAACTGGGCTATATCAAGCGAACCCCGCTGCATGAGTTCAGGACCCAGAACAGGGGGGGAGTGGGTGCCAAAGGAGGCGCCACCAGGGACGAGGACTTTATGGTGAATATGTTTGTGGCCACCATGCACAATACCATTCTGTTTTTTACTGAAAACGGGAAGTGCTACTGGCTCAAGGTATATCAGATTCCTGAGGGGGCACGAGCTACCAAGGGACGAGCCATCCAGAATCTGATTAACATTGAATCGGAGGATACAGTAAAAACCTTTGTCAATGTGAAAGACCTGAAAGACAACGACTACATCAACAACAACTACATTGTCCTGGCTACCAAGAAGGGTGTGATCAAGAAGACCAGGCTGGAGGCCTACTCACGGCCACGGCAGAACGGGATCAATGCGATTCTGGTCAGGGAAGGAGATACTCTCCTGGATGCCAGGCTGACCGACGGAGACATGGAGATGATGCTGGCGGTTCGTTCGGGCAAGGCCATTCGTTTTCATGAAGATACCGTCAGGGCGGTTGGCCGGACCGCATCCGGCGTCAAAGGGGTGACCCTCGGAGGGCCGAAGGATGAAGTGGTTGGTATGATAACTGCCAAACCCGAAGAAAAAGATATTCTGGTAATCTCAGAAAATGGTTTTGGAAAACGCTCCATTCTGGACGACTACCGGTTCACCAACCGGGGCGGAAAAGGAGTTAAAACGATCAATATCACGGAGAAAACCGGTAATCTCATTGCCATGAAAGCGGTGACCGATGAGGATGACCTGATGATTATTACTGAAAACGGGATTGCTATCAGGCTGGCTGTAAGAGGCATCCGGGTAATGGGACGTAACACGCAGGGGGTGAGGCTGATAAATCTCAGAGATGGAGATCAGATTGCTGCTGCTACTCAGGTACCGGCTAACAGCGAAAACGGTGATGATAACGAGACAGATACTGAGGCTGTTGAAGAATAG
- a CDS encoding tetratricopeptide repeat protein — protein sequence MRKLITLVIFATAVIGLNAQDLGTTVVLLNANTVKKKVEKNDANIQDAKKSLKAKTWMDRGELFQDVFNIGLEQVQEGMDTKMLILFYKQPLSIENETMEDGSQKETYIYENMKYIFIDGVLQQWVRVNPIHEEPLKVSMEAYKKALELDEGGKLESRIKEGLIEVKAMLKRQGVNDYYSEDYKGALDCFEDVLQINQLDLFAGELDTVMVQYSGIISREIAAKTDNDELYNKSINYYKQLAAADFGGPNTYLQIKMDYMSLGDTVSALEILKEAYEKYPDTVSVIANIADTYIQMKDIDEGIAFMESVVENNPEIPESYYWLGRMLINKEEVEAIDKAIEAYNKAGEIDPSIYYVWYDLGYIYYLQGADFFERSNDEQDENIRNQLIELGKVKYQAAIPILEKAYELNSENEGVKYETLDLLQRIYYKEEMTDQYERVKALKENL from the coding sequence ATGAGAAAGTTAATCACACTGGTAATCTTTGCCACAGCTGTAATTGGACTGAATGCCCAGGACCTGGGTACCACTGTAGTTCTGCTGAATGCCAATACGGTTAAAAAGAAAGTAGAAAAAAATGATGCAAACATTCAGGACGCAAAAAAGAGTTTGAAAGCCAAAACCTGGATGGATAGGGGAGAACTCTTCCAGGATGTCTTTAACATCGGACTGGAACAGGTCCAGGAGGGCATGGATACAAAGATGCTCATTCTTTTCTACAAGCAACCCTTAAGTATTGAAAACGAAACCATGGAGGATGGCTCTCAGAAAGAGACTTACATTTATGAGAATATGAAATATATTTTTATCGATGGAGTGCTGCAACAGTGGGTGAGAGTGAATCCCATTCACGAAGAACCTCTGAAGGTTTCCATGGAAGCTTATAAAAAAGCCCTTGAGCTGGATGAAGGAGGTAAGCTGGAGTCCAGGATAAAGGAGGGTTTAATCGAAGTAAAGGCAATGTTAAAGAGACAGGGTGTAAATGACTATTATTCAGAAGATTATAAAGGAGCATTGGACTGTTTTGAAGATGTATTGCAGATCAATCAGCTGGACCTGTTTGCCGGCGAACTGGATACCGTAATGGTGCAGTATTCGGGTATCATATCCAGGGAGATTGCTGCTAAGACAGATAACGACGAGCTTTATAATAAGTCCATCAATTACTACAAGCAGCTGGCAGCTGCCGATTTTGGTGGTCCCAATACCTATCTGCAGATTAAAATGGATTATATGAGTCTGGGCGATACGGTTAGCGCACTGGAAATCCTCAAAGAAGCCTACGAAAAGTATCCGGATACCGTGAGTGTTATAGCTAATATTGCTGATACTTATATCCAGATGAAAGATATTGATGAAGGGATCGCTTTTATGGAGAGTGTGGTGGAGAATAATCCGGAAATCCCGGAATCATATTACTGGCTGGGCCGCATGCTGATCAATAAAGAAGAAGTGGAAGCTATTGACAAAGCCATTGAAGCGTACAATAAGGCCGGAGAGATTGATCCGTCCATTTATTACGTATGGTACGATCTGGGCTATATCTATTATCTCCAGGGAGCTGATTTCTTCGAAAGGAGTAATGATGAGCAGGACGAAAACATCCGTAATCAACTCATAGAACTTGGTAAAGTGAAGTACCAGGCGGCTATTCCAATTCTGGAGAAAGCATATGAACTGAATTCAGAGAACGAGGGTGTTAAATATGAAACTCTTGATCTGCTTCAGAGAATCTATTACAAGGAGGAGATGACCGATCAATATGAGCGTGTGAAGGCCTTAAAGGAAAATCTGTAA